CTTCAGAAAAAATAATTCCTATCCGCAATTCGAAATCCCTACGTTTTCGCTCTTACTTTGGAATCGGCTTACTTGGCGTGTTTACAGGTTTTGTTGCGTATGATGGAGTTGTCAATGAATTTATCTACTGTGGGGCCACAGTACGTTTTCTACGCTCTCTTAAAACGGCTTTGATGATTGCAGTCGATTATTTTCAGCTTGAGCAGCATAAAAGTGAGCCTGACTATGagtcacaactaaaaaatatacatttaaagAGCGCTAAGCGTTTACTTGAGACGTGTTTGCTAAATGGCGGTCTGTACATTAAAATGGGTCAAGGTGTCGCAGCTATTAACCACATTCTGCCGAAAGAATACACGAGCACATTGGAGCAATTGCAAGACAAATGCCTGCCTACAACAAAAGCCGATGTGCAACGAGTTTTCTGGGAAGATTTTGGTAAGAGTCCGGAAAGTATTTACGATGAGTTCGATTATAAGCCAATAGCGGCGGCGAGTTTGGCACAAGTATTTAAAGCCAAGTTGAAAAGTGGCGAGGAAGTAGCGGTGAAGGTAGGTCCATTAGCAACGAATAGCTTACAACCTTTGAATTACTTACCTATTTAGTTAGGATACGTAGCTAGCAGCAAGAGCTATCGGTCTGAATGCTCTggagttttctaaaaatataacaCCATTATCTGTCTGGTTTTTTTTCAGGTGCAATATGGTGACTTGCAAAAACGTTTTACCAGTGACTTGGGAACCATTATGTTTCTACAAGAtgtcattgaaatatttttcaaaaactacaaTTTTGGCTGGATATTACGCGACTTGCGCCAAAACTTAGTGCAGGAACTAAATTTCGAGAATGAGGGACAAAATGCCGAACGTTGCGCCAAGGATcttaagaaattcaaatatgtgCACGTGCCACATATTTTCTGGGAATGCACAAAACCGGTAAATagtaaattatatgtatttacacattaaatacaaacaaattgtAATTGCGACTTTATAACCAAAGCGCGTACTAACCATGGAATGGGTTGATGGATTCAAAGTGAGTGATGTTGAACGAATACAACGCGAAAAACTCGATTTGAAAGATGTGGATTTAAAGCTATTCAATATGTTTGCGGAACAAATATTCCATACAGGCTTTGTACATGCTGACCCACATCCAGGAAATGGTAAACAATTTGTTGGAATTTCAGTATATATCATTTAAACATTTATCTTGAATATTCATAAATTAGTATATGTGCGCAAAAATGCGAAATCCGGACAAGCTGAACTAGTGTTATTAGACCACGGCCTATACGAGTTCCTACCAGAATCCGTGCGTTTGCCCCTCTGTGAGTTCTGGGAGGCGACGGTGTTGAGGGacgaaacaaaaatgaaatcgTCTGCTCAGCGAATTGGCATAGAGGATCACATGAAATTTGCAGAAGTGCTGTTTCAACAGCCCATGCGCATACATGGCGGACGTATTAAGACAAGGCTGAGTGAAAGTGATATTGAGTACATTCAACAGGTGgctaagaaaaattttgaactaaTAATGAGCACATTAAAGGAAATGCCGCGTAATATGCTTTTCGTTGTGAGGTGAATCAGCGCAGCCGtactttatttgtttacttacttacttgttgttttttacTTCTAAAAGGAACTTAAATACAGTGCGGGCCATTGGCCGTCAGCATGGCGATGTAGTGGATAGACCGCGCACAATGGCCCGATATGCACAACATTGCATTTATAGCAAATACAATTCAATCCGCAGCTACATATTCTGGTTTTATAGGCgtttaatatttgaatataacctTTGGTAATTATTGTAATTACTTCATCATTTCTATCCCATTTTAATTAATGAATATTACTTAGGTCCTCCTCATTACGATTATCGTGCTTAGATTTGTACCtgaatattttatacaaattaaatCGCGCACCTGAATCAGCACGCACGTTGCTAAGTGATATAGCAAAACACGATtacaattaatataaaataaattatatacatatatattgttttttgttacagtgttagtgtacatacatatgtaaaaagcTTAATAATAGTTGGGGTTTGTAGCTAAATACGAATTTAAGGTGATTTAATGCAAAGTAAACTAAcagcatttttataaaaacaacaatatttgactaaggtttatttatttaagacataaaaatgttaataagatCCTtaagaattgaattttttaatgtattaatgttttttaatgtgttttgttgcaaaaatatttatttaaggccAATACTCGTCACAAAATCTTCAAGGCTCAACATTTTGGCAGGcttctcaaacaaaaaataattcaaaaagtcTGTTAAAACAAACAATGGCTTTTAGCAAAGTTAACAACTCTtagtttttatataaacatattttaaacataAACCTCTTTGTTTgcatctaaaacaaaaaatggtataAAAGTGGAGTAAAAGTGGAGTAAGCGCAAACCGTAAATAAAGATaattcgttcccacgacagtcggttctacgttaccgaaatgacccggatttatatccggtcaaggactgtcactctagcAGCATACCCCGTATGTAGGtagggggaatgtttatgctgctacaacaacaacaacataattcGTTCCCCTTgacacaactacgttctggatactgtagcaggttaaactcctaacctatccagaatcgaccccgttatactaaacatatgtcgggcatgtgaaggcaccccgcaccaCACTAACCGCCTTTTCACCCAtcgccccatcaaacccactcatctaacacccctctccctctggacgcaacctgtcaaaacagcaagtttcctgggcctgccgttagatgagctagatgaagacgaccggtgatttacactacactgacagagcgaagttactgctacaacaacaacaataatttgttgtaaccggaacgacccggatttatatgcgGCCAAAAACtctcactccagcagcactcccgtacgtgtatgtacatatggggaatgtttatgctgccacATCAACCACATAATTCATGAATCGAAAGTTCCGCTATTATAAATCGAATGCCCAAAAATGTACATTGCGCAGCGTTTGCGAGATTTTCTTGCTTATTTCCATATTCCTCGCTTATGCAAAGTTGTATCAGTTTGAAAAACAACTACACTCACTCAGTTTAAGCTTGCAGAATTGAGCGCTTTCACTTAGTTGAATTGAAAAGCATAGCTAAACAAGGCTGGAAAACTGATCGTTAAATATGTTATAATCAAACAAGATATCTGTAAGAAAGCTGAGATTAAAGCTCCCCCAGCGAATTAAATTGATTCCTTCTACATATTCACACATAACTTGTACGATAAAACATATCGGAAACTATGTTTATATCAAGCACTAAAACCACAATTACAAAGCCAATATTTTACCGATTAGCTACCAAGTTTTTTGAGTtctattcaattaatttttcagttAGGCGCTAATTCTCTAATTTAATTCTGTTAACTCGattttccaaaaatggaattttatgtattttaagtcTTGATTTTATCCTATTAACATTTCAGTAGTGTCTAAACTTTTTGATCTACATTATCGCACAATATGATTTTTCAATCACTTCAGGTGTTCTTCGTCCATCCAATTCCATTTGTTTCAACTCCAAATAAGTATTCTCATACTTCTTCGCCAACCACTCAGGTAATGGCTTAGACCAGTCTTCCGGAGGCTGTGTTCGCTTATTCCACGTTGTATTACCATAGTGTGCCTCCATGCGTTTTCGCCGCCGTTCAGCTTCACTACGAATTACTGCTTCACCAGCTGCTACATCCTTCTTATTGGAATTCGTGTAGCGTTCACAATTATTGTAATCCGTTTTCCACTGGGAGCAATCAATGTTTTCGCCATGTATAAAGTATTGATGGAAACGCGCCTTGATACTGGTACAATCATCGTATTCTTCTTTATATGCAGAACATGGCCGGatctaaatttaaaactatgaaTGAAAGTAAACGCAATGACATGGATTCTACTTACAGACCATTCACCTTTTAGGTCGGAATCTGTTGTGTTTGCATTATAAGGCTCCGTGGACATTTTGGGTATTATTTAACAACTAAATCATATCTGGTAATATGAAAATAGTGATTTAGAAAACAGCTGTTTGGAGCCggctctcttcttcttcttatgaaAAAATAGGCAACAATAATTTTATGCTCTAGTTTCAAACCCCGTATATTACTGTGGTAAATTTGTTTCGAAATTGGCTCAAAACTCTTTTAGGTAACtagttttaaatgtatttttttttattattataagagCACTTAGCACTACGACCTGAAAGATGTATTGTGCCTTTTTCATGGATTAAaagtatttctctgagcccaaATTCCTCAACAAATTTTAGTGTTTGTCCTATTTTATGGAGCCCTTTTTtcctctggtaaaatatgtttacactgGTGTTTGCCCCTCTTATGCATCAGTGCTGGACACGGACATTCAGTGTCTTACTAGTATTGCCTATGGTTCTTTTAAGGTCCTCTTGTTGTTGTAAGAggaaaaacattccccatacttgtacggggagtgctgctggagtgacagtccttgaccggatatactACATATAGTAAGTCCGGGTgttccggtaacatagaaccgactgtttgAGGAACGCCACTTACATTTGTTAATATACTGCCCACAttgaaaatttctaattttttaaaagctatatCCCATCTGTGATAACCACAATCATGATCAACAGATTGAGATGGGCAGGTCACACATTGCGGGCTAACACGTGTTACCCACCTCAACAAATACGCTTCGGTAAATGCCACAGACAGAGAAGAAGGGACCGCCCGCCGCTTAAAACATTATAACTGGTTGTAGTACATAAGAATGCAATCTCTTAACCTGAAGGCGAGTTCCCAATTGGTCTATATCTGGAGTCCTTTGTTACTTAGCGAAAAAAAAGTCctcttttcattagcatttatcaacagctcccatttgctacccatattgtacgaacacatccttaagttatcggggtccacattttggccgatatctcgagaccctagtcacgaagcggcatcaaaaatactctatactatagaatcatcaaccgcttccatttgctacccatattgtacaaacacatcctagggttacccgggttcacgttttggcctatttctcgagaccctggtatccgattcttaaaatttcaaaacacaaaccatctactgaatagtccaaacaaagcctaaaaatttggtttggataggtgagcccgttcttga
The sequence above is drawn from the Anastrepha obliqua isolate idAnaObli1 chromosome 4, idAnaObli1_1.0, whole genome shotgun sequence genome and encodes:
- the LOC129245792 gene encoding uncharacterized aarF domain-containing protein kinase 5 isoform X1, which translates into the protein MSSIFFMRPNRILHTYKACRNSKLTRLLHSSEKIIPIRNSKSLRFRSYFGIGLLGVFTGFVAYDGVVNEFIYCGATVRFLRSLKTALMIAVDYFQLEQHKSEPDYESQLKNIHLKSAKRLLETCLLNGGLYIKMGQGVAAINHILPKEYTSTLEQLQDKCLPTTKADVQRVFWEDFGKSPESIYDEFDYKPIAAASLAQVFKAKLKSGEEVAVKVQYGDLQKRFTSDLGTIMFLQDVIEIFFKNYNFGWILRDLRQNLVQELNFENEGQNAERCAKDLKKFKYVHVPHIFWECTKPRVLTMEWVDGFKVSDVERIQREKLDLKDVDLKLFNMFAEQIFHTGFVHADPHPGNVYVRKNAKSGQAELVLLDHGLYEFLPESVRLPLCEFWEATVLRDETKMKSSAQRIGIEDHMKFAEVLFQQPMRIHGGRIKTRLSESDIEYIQQVAKKNFELIMSTLKEMPRNMLFVVRNLNTVRAIGRQHGDVVDRPRTMARYAQHCIYSKYNSIRSYIFWFYRRLIFEYNLWSSSLRLSCLDLYLNILYKLNRAPESARTLLSDIAKHDYN
- the LOC129244951 gene encoding UPF0545 protein C22orf39 homolog, with amino-acid sequence MSTEPYNANTTDSDLKGEWSIRPCSAYKEEYDDCTSIKARFHQYFIHGENIDCSQWKTDYNNCERYTNSNKKDVAAGEAVIRSEAERRRKRMEAHYGNTTWNKRTQPPEDWSKPLPEWLAKKYENTYLELKQMELDGRRTPEVIEKSYCAIM
- the LOC129245792 gene encoding uncharacterized aarF domain-containing protein kinase 5 isoform X2, which codes for MSSIFFMRPNRILHTYKACRNSKLTRLLHSSEKIIPIRNSKSLRFRSYFGIGLLGVFTGFVAYDGVVNEFIYCGATLEQHKSEPDYESQLKNIHLKSAKRLLETCLLNGGLYIKMGQGVAAINHILPKEYTSTLEQLQDKCLPTTKADVQRVFWEDFGKSPESIYDEFDYKPIAAASLAQVFKAKLKSGEEVAVKVQYGDLQKRFTSDLGTIMFLQDVIEIFFKNYNFGWILRDLRQNLVQELNFENEGQNAERCAKDLKKFKYVHVPHIFWECTKPRVLTMEWVDGFKVSDVERIQREKLDLKDVDLKLFNMFAEQIFHTGFVHADPHPGNVYVRKNAKSGQAELVLLDHGLYEFLPESVRLPLCEFWEATVLRDETKMKSSAQRIGIEDHMKFAEVLFQQPMRIHGGRIKTRLSESDIEYIQQVAKKNFELIMSTLKEMPRNMLFVVRNLNTVRAIGRQHGDVVDRPRTMARYAQHCIYSKYNSIRSYIFWFYRRLIFEYNLWSSSLRLSCLDLYLNILYKLNRAPESARTLLSDIAKHDYN